A DNA window from Chloroflexota bacterium contains the following coding sequences:
- a CDS encoding transposase, which produces MKRSRDSPEQVAFALRQAEGGTPVPEVCRELAISEQTIYRWKKVYAGMGVEEVRTPPRIACAPPP; this is translated from the coding sequence ATGAAACGGTCCAGAGACAGCCCCGAGCAGGTGGCCTTCGCGCTGCGCCAGGCCGAGGGCGGGACGCCGGTCCCTGAGGTCTGCCGCGAGCTCGCGATCAGCGAGCAGACCATCTACCGCTGGAAGAAGGTCTACGCCGGCATGGGCGTGGAAGAGGTGCGGACGCCTCCGCGAATCGCATGCGCTCCCCCGCCCTAG